Sequence from the [Clostridium] scindens genome:
CTCCACCCGGAGATCAACTACATTGGAATCGAGCGATATTCAAGCGTTCTTCTGCGGGCAGTAGAAAAGTTCCAGGATATCCCTTTCGGCACCGAGACTCCTCGCAATATCCGCTTTCTTTGTATGGATGCCCAGGATATCGCGGATGTATTCGCCCCCGGCGAAGTTTCCCGCATCTATCTGAATTTTTCCGATCCATGGCCTAAGGCAAGGCACGCAAGGCGGCGCCTCACTTCCAAAGAATTCTTTGAAAGATATGACCAGGTACTGGCCGAAGATGGCTCCGTCGAGTTTAAGACGGACAACCGCCTGCTATTCGATTTCTCCGTTGAGCAGCTGGGCGAATCATCCACCTTCGAGATTGCCAACTATACCTATGATCTTCACCATGACAAATTCATGAGCCAAGGCAATATTATGACGGAGTATGAGGAAAAATTCTCTTCTCTGGGCAATCCCATCTGCAAGTTGATCGCAAAAAGGAAATCCCAGGCATAAGGCTGCATATATTAATAAGGAAGAATTTGTGTCTGGAAGTAAGCATATGGGACGTAGAAACAAAAAGGGCATGAAGCACAAAATATGTGAATTCACTTACCGCAGAAGAGGGCTGAATCAAAAATTGTCCTGTCTGAAAAAGTCTATGGATGAGGTGTATCACACATTGAATCCCAAGTGCTGATTACAGATCCTATAAGAAAGGCTGATACTATGCTACATTTAACAGCAGGAAATTTTGATGCAGAAACTACGCACAGCCCGCTTCCGGTAGTCGTCATGTTCTATGCCGTCTGGTGCGGCAAATGCGCTATGATGAAGCCAATCGTTGAGGAACTCGAACCCAGGTACCGTAATAAAGTACGGTTCTGCGAGGTGGAAATCGATGAATCCCCACTTCTTGCCGCCAAATACGATGCGGATATTGTTCCCACATTCGTGTTTTTCCAGAATGGCAGGCTGCTTGGCATCATGCAGGGGATTATTGACGAAGTCCAGTTCGAGCAGAGACTACAGAAAATCTTTAGAAATAGTTAAGGCATATTTTCTTTGCAAATATAGCCGGATATGTTATATTAGGGGAGATAAATGAAAGAACCGCAGGCTGCGCGCCTTATATCAGGGCCGCAGCCCTTGCGAGAATAATGAAAAGGGGGCATGGTGAATTACACCAGGCATTATGAGAAAGATGAAAAGAATCATACCCGTCATGATGGCAGCAGTCCTTACCTGTGCCAGCGTGCCGATGGTAGCAAAAGCAGACAACTCCAAAGTCGTAACCCTTGGGGCCAATCTCTCGGACGAACAGAAGAAGTCCATGTATGAATATTTCGGGACCTCCTCGGACAAGGTAGAAACCATAGAAGTTACCAATGCTGATGAAAGAAAATATATGGAAGGGATCGCATCCGAAGAGCAGATCGGAACCCGTACATACAGCTGTTCTTATGTAGAGCCGACTGGCAGCGGCGGTGTCCAGGTAAAAGTGGCTAACCTTACCTTTGTGACAAGTTCCATGATTGCCAGTACATTGCTGACATCCGGCGTGGAAAACTGTAATGTAGTTGCCGCATCTCCCATCGAAGTATCCGGCACAGGAGCATTGACCGGAATTATGATGGCTTACGAAAGCGCCAGCGGAGAGAAGTTAAGTGAAGATCAGAAGGCGGCCGCAACCGAAGAACTGGTTACTACCGGCGAACTTGCAAACGAGGTCGGGCAGCAGGAAGCCACAGATCTTATGAACGAAGTGAAACAAGACGTCATAGAAGACGGCTTGACAGATCCCGACGACATTAAGGACGCAGTAGAAGATGCCGCGAAGGACATCAATATCACCCTTACCGACGATCAGATGGCAAAAATTGTATCTCTGATGGAGAATATTTCCCAGTATGATTATGATGTAAAGGCTTTAAAGAAGACCCTGGAGAATCTGGAAGGCAAGGACGAAGGCTTCTTCGCAGGACTCTGGAGTTCCATCAAAGGCTTCTTCACCGGTGATTCTGGCGATGGCGGCATCATTAACGATACCAAGGATGACATTCTCGGCGCAGATGCTGTAATAGACAGCACGCTGGATGCCATCAATTCGCAGACAGAAGAAAAGGAAAGCTTCTGGGACAAAATCGTAGGATTCTTCAAAGACCTGTTCGGAGGCAGCGATGATGAGGCCGACGATGCAAAAGACGAAAGCACAAACGATGACGCAGATGTAAGCGATACAAAAGACAGCGTAGATGACGCCACAGATTCTACCGATGGAACATCCATTGACGAGCAGACAGATGATTCGAAGGACGGAACCGGCCTGGACGACACGGATAATTCCGGCGATGTCTCTGATGGAAGTTCGGATACAGGCGCCGCCGATGCTTCCGGAACCCCAGATGACGGCAGCACCGCACAATAGCATAGTATGAATGAAGGGATAGCGTTTTTAAGCCGCTATCCCTTTTCTTATTCAAACATTCTTTCTTGCCAATTCGCTCACGATACGTCTATCTAGAATTCAAAGATCGCCACTCCATATGCCGGCAGCTTGTATGCAAAGGAATATGGCCTGCCGTCACAGTCTTTCTTTACCGCTCTATAGACCTCCGGCCTCTCTTCCCCTGTACCGCCATACTTTGCGTCGTCACTGTTCATAATCAACTTATACTGCTTTCTCCTGGGCACTCCCACTCTGTAATCGTCTCTTGCCACTGGAGTGAAATTGCAAACG
This genomic interval carries:
- the trmB gene encoding tRNA (guanosine(46)-N7)-methyltransferase TrmB, whose protein sequence is MRLRNIPRAQSVLSQCAEVIKNETERKGSWQEIFGNSHPIHIEIGMGKGKFLLSLASLHPEINYIGIERYSSVLLRAVEKFQDIPFGTETPRNIRFLCMDAQDIADVFAPGEVSRIYLNFSDPWPKARHARRRLTSKEFFERYDQVLAEDGSVEFKTDNRLLFDFSVEQLGESSTFEIANYTYDLHHDKFMSQGNIMTEYEEKFSSLGNPICKLIAKRKSQA
- a CDS encoding thioredoxin family protein, with the translated sequence MLHLTAGNFDAETTHSPLPVVVMFYAVWCGKCAMMKPIVEELEPRYRNKVRFCEVEIDESPLLAAKYDADIVPTFVFFQNGRLLGIMQGIIDEVQFEQRLQKIFRNS
- a CDS encoding DUF1002 domain-containing protein, with protein sequence MRKMKRIIPVMMAAVLTCASVPMVAKADNSKVVTLGANLSDEQKKSMYEYFGTSSDKVETIEVTNADERKYMEGIASEEQIGTRTYSCSYVEPTGSGGVQVKVANLTFVTSSMIASTLLTSGVENCNVVAASPIEVSGTGALTGIMMAYESASGEKLSEDQKAAATEELVTTGELANEVGQQEATDLMNEVKQDVIEDGLTDPDDIKDAVEDAAKDINITLTDDQMAKIVSLMENISQYDYDVKALKKTLENLEGKDEGFFAGLWSSIKGFFTGDSGDGGIINDTKDDILGADAVIDSTLDAINSQTEEKESFWDKIVGFFKDLFGGSDDEADDAKDESTNDDADVSDTKDSVDDATDSTDGTSIDEQTDDSKDGTGLDDTDNSGDVSDGSSDTGAADASGTPDDGSTAQ